A stretch of Geomonas oryzisoli DNA encodes these proteins:
- a CDS encoding OmpA family protein, with amino-acid sequence MNRIHNILSSLSGLRAGELAGASGDRRGRGTSVPRAAAELRPERGRVARLVASLLLGLSLLLTSQAVWAAVNGDQIVNRASFRCEQLPTVSSQVTVTVMARTASTAQFLKYAPGTTGASSMTVPVTSYYDSTGGLAPLPAPVTVGNQGTIDLSTPVALTASSTFHAGEPLFVRVTDPDQNLDSTVAETVEVTITDPTTGDTELLQLTETGPDTGIFVGYIQTSSERSIAKNGILSVTEASDIKAWYVDKVDGSDSSAAAAIVDPFGIVFDSVTGKPVDGVTVELIDATTGRGATVLGDNGLAGNLYPNTVVSGSIASDSEGRTYAFTPGGYRFPFVAPGKYLLKVTPPQSYTAPSTVSTAKLQALPHAPFNILEPGSRGEAFTVEAGPAIRVDIPIDPKIGTLWLRKTAGKSVVSTGEYLSYEVTVQNSDTVGTVFNAVVTDKLPAGFRYQKGSVRVNGAAVSDPAISADGSTLTFAVGHIPPGTSVLLRYVVLVGAGAKPGTAVNIASASSNPPVSATPATASVTVQEPFLQSRNIIMGRVFVGACSENAEDNKKGMEGVGIYLEDGTFVVSDKRGMFHFEGVASGTHVVQLDIDSIPEGYRVQQCEKNSRFAGRAYSQFAELQGGTMWRTDFYLGRVGDTAAAPAAPAAPAPAPAPAPAPAPAPAPAPAPAPAPAPATATATATATATATVPAPTAAVPAATGSNGAAGPATTVGPPAEDFKYQGEVSLEMISAQNGDMIEYRIPMQAAGAPLQNLQLTIDLPPGVIYQKGSGNLGGAPHADPQVDGNRLNYALGAADATWGTELRFKARVEQGRQAGTLQTKARLAFDTARSKDILTPEVDNILSLVKEESKVSLPPVVLHPHFPTFGSELSDEDRQQLAMLVELLRRYNLDRIEVTGHTDGVRIASRSRGIYADNTALSFARARNVGRFLTAALHLPPEALYLTGRGDKEPVASNRTEAGRAINRRVEVKVSLSQNVQSTRVTVVKERSAVKKQLPLVAAVPGAGAQAAPAPAPATAHVPAASAPMAASPTGPAPLAAAAGPSVLAVPAVHTAAPGQDAERVELYAALADGVVHHRIKLTTAGMTPQTVTVKLTLPKNLLYMNGTSRLAGGDTPDPQATDTALVYHFDKLAEGGKLDLHLQALLDPDVKEDNSTSSVSVELCGAQGKPLKMLNASAELSDNMEDINRPDLTPLPGGAPVQAKAEQDSINSGDFEEKINKGKIQSADPNADLHVKEKEGILSPADGTVLASQINAVQIVLNSALTPVLTLDGQVIPAEKIGFKMKDPESEKSLYTYIGIDFGSKGDHLLQLKGMDGFGVARYEHNAKLARTGEIAAIRLVSAEGNVADGRTPVRVRIELLDQDGKPVPASTELALKGGELHPYLEPGTLAVSAGSGLIPVDAQGWMRFQPVTASGLYRAQVAYNKATLDLETYVKPKMRDWILVGLAEGTLGYNTAAGHMQNLKGAGAEEHLYEEGRIALYAKGTVKGEWLLTMSYDSAKKSTGVSGNSLFQNIDPNAFYALYGDATTQAYDASSRRKLFLKVERDQFNAMLGDFDTGLSVTELSRYSRRLNGVKTEYRSKEFEVTAFGSETGQSFVKDELRGDGTSGLYRLSRKGLVANSEQITIESRDRFHSERVIESKTLTRFIDYSIDYEAGAVFFKSPVFTRDEQLNPIYIVVDYEITDAGSDALTYGGRAGVKLLDGKLRVGGSYIHEGHVSGDSNLYGADATVTLGPGTKARAEVATSQRSMPTEKASGNAYLAEITHQDQQMEGKAYFREQEADFGLGQQKGSEAGTRKLGAEGTYRLNSEMSLGSQIYRQYNLTGGTVRDFAEGQFGYTDKTFTGKAGLRYANDTLADGSDATSVLGTVGGSWKTLNKRLTLRADHEQALFNKNQNTDYPTRTVLGADFQLNPSLLLYAQQEFTRAADADTDTTRVGMKSTPWSGGTVSSSVGNDRKENDTRTFANVGLAQKWQVNSFWALDGGFDRSQTIRRSAGYHFDAKVPSASGGEDYSAVSLGATYQEKKLLWSNRVEYRNGETQDKWGAITGVTNEQGLFWGWIAKLQVLHTTSTDGARSTDADLRLGLAYRPPVTRWILLDRVDLLLKDEKSPGTSTQGRRIVNNFNANFRPDKHNQLSLQYGVKYVLEQLDDQDFSGVTDLVGAEGRHDLSDTWDLGLRGSVLHSWQARQMNYSLGASVGYNVMQNAWLSLGYNLVGFRDRDFAGANYTAQGPFVQFRFKFDQNSVKEGLGALNRGE; translated from the coding sequence ATGAACCGGATCCACAACATCCTAAGCAGCCTCTCCGGCCTCCGGGCCGGGGAGCTTGCCGGCGCCAGCGGCGACCGGCGGGGCCGCGGCACGTCTGTGCCGCGGGCTGCCGCGGAGTTGCGTCCGGAGCGCGGCCGTGTCGCCCGCCTGGTGGCCTCACTTCTCCTGGGGCTGTCCCTGCTCCTTACCAGCCAGGCGGTGTGGGCAGCGGTCAACGGCGACCAGATCGTCAACCGCGCCAGCTTCCGTTGCGAACAGCTCCCCACCGTCTCCAGCCAGGTCACGGTGACCGTTATGGCGCGCACCGCCTCCACTGCGCAGTTTCTCAAGTACGCCCCCGGCACCACCGGCGCCAGCAGCATGACGGTTCCCGTGACCTCATACTACGACAGCACCGGGGGACTTGCGCCCCTCCCGGCCCCGGTCACCGTCGGCAACCAGGGCACCATCGACCTCTCGACCCCGGTGGCGCTCACCGCATCCAGCACCTTCCACGCCGGTGAACCCCTCTTCGTGCGGGTTACCGACCCGGACCAGAACCTGGACAGCACCGTTGCGGAAACGGTGGAAGTGACTATCACCGATCCGACCACGGGGGATACCGAACTGCTCCAGCTAACGGAAACGGGGCCCGATACCGGCATCTTCGTGGGGTACATCCAGACCAGTTCGGAGCGTAGCATCGCCAAGAACGGCATCCTCAGCGTGACCGAGGCTTCAGACATCAAGGCGTGGTACGTGGATAAGGTCGACGGCAGCGACAGCTCAGCAGCGGCCGCCATCGTCGACCCCTTCGGTATCGTCTTCGATTCCGTCACCGGCAAGCCGGTCGACGGCGTCACCGTGGAACTGATCGACGCAACCACCGGGCGCGGGGCCACCGTCTTGGGCGACAACGGCCTCGCCGGCAACCTCTATCCGAACACGGTCGTCTCAGGCTCGATCGCCAGCGACAGTGAAGGAAGAACCTACGCATTCACCCCGGGGGGCTATCGTTTCCCATTCGTCGCCCCGGGCAAGTACCTGCTGAAGGTAACGCCGCCGCAGAGTTATACCGCTCCGTCCACCGTCTCGACGGCGAAGCTGCAAGCCCTTCCGCACGCCCCTTTCAACATCCTGGAGCCAGGCTCCCGCGGCGAGGCGTTCACCGTCGAGGCCGGACCGGCGATCAGGGTGGACATCCCCATCGACCCGAAGATAGGCACCCTTTGGCTCAGGAAGACGGCAGGAAAGAGCGTCGTGTCCACGGGTGAGTACCTGAGCTACGAGGTTACGGTGCAAAACTCCGACACCGTGGGTACGGTATTCAACGCCGTGGTCACCGACAAGCTCCCGGCCGGTTTCCGGTACCAGAAGGGATCGGTACGGGTGAACGGCGCGGCAGTATCCGACCCGGCCATATCCGCCGACGGCAGCACCCTTACCTTCGCCGTCGGGCATATCCCTCCCGGCACCTCGGTGCTGCTCCGTTACGTGGTGCTGGTCGGGGCAGGGGCCAAACCCGGCACCGCGGTCAACATCGCCTCGGCCAGCAGCAACCCGCCGGTCAGCGCGACCCCCGCCACCGCATCGGTCACGGTGCAGGAGCCCTTCCTGCAGAGCCGCAACATCATCATGGGGCGGGTTTTCGTAGGTGCCTGCAGCGAGAACGCCGAAGACAACAAGAAGGGGATGGAAGGCGTCGGCATCTACCTCGAGGACGGCACCTTTGTGGTCAGCGACAAGCGCGGCATGTTCCATTTCGAGGGGGTGGCGTCGGGGACGCACGTGGTGCAGCTCGACATCGACTCCATCCCGGAAGGGTACCGAGTGCAGCAATGCGAGAAAAACAGCCGCTTTGCCGGGCGCGCCTACTCACAGTTTGCCGAGCTGCAAGGCGGTACCATGTGGCGCACCGACTTCTACCTGGGCAGGGTCGGGGACACGGCAGCAGCACCGGCAGCACCGGCAGCACCGGCACCGGCACCGGCACCGGCACCGGCACCGGCACCAGCACCAGCACCAGCACCAGCACCAGCACCGGCACCGGCACCGGCAACGGCAACGGCAACGGCAACGGCAACGGCAACGGCAACGGTGCCGGCTCCGACAGCAGCAGTGCCAGCAGCAACCGGGAGCAATGGAGCAGCCGGGCCGGCGACGACAGTTGGGCCTCCTGCCGAGGATTTCAAGTATCAGGGAGAGGTGAGTCTGGAAATGATCAGCGCCCAAAACGGCGACATGATCGAGTACCGGATACCTATGCAGGCGGCCGGAGCTCCGCTGCAAAACCTGCAACTGACCATCGACTTGCCGCCCGGAGTGATCTACCAGAAAGGGAGCGGCAACCTGGGCGGTGCTCCTCATGCCGACCCGCAGGTTGACGGCAACCGGCTCAACTACGCATTGGGTGCTGCCGACGCAACCTGGGGTACCGAACTGAGGTTCAAGGCCCGAGTCGAACAGGGCCGCCAGGCGGGAACACTTCAGACCAAGGCAAGGCTTGCCTTCGACACCGCCAGGAGCAAAGACATCCTGACGCCGGAGGTCGACAACATCCTCTCCCTGGTCAAGGAAGAGAGCAAGGTTTCGCTCCCGCCGGTGGTACTGCACCCGCACTTCCCGACTTTCGGATCCGAGTTGAGCGACGAGGACCGCCAGCAGCTCGCCATGCTGGTCGAGCTGCTTCGCCGCTACAACCTGGACCGCATCGAGGTTACCGGCCACACCGACGGGGTACGCATTGCTTCGCGCAGTCGTGGCATTTACGCCGACAACACCGCACTCTCCTTTGCACGGGCCAGAAACGTCGGTCGTTTCCTGACGGCAGCCCTGCACCTGCCGCCGGAGGCCCTCTATCTTACCGGCCGCGGCGACAAAGAGCCGGTGGCGAGTAACCGCACCGAGGCAGGCCGCGCCATCAACCGTCGCGTGGAGGTGAAAGTTTCTCTGTCGCAGAACGTGCAGAGCACCAGGGTGACCGTGGTGAAAGAGCGTAGCGCGGTTAAAAAGCAGTTGCCGCTAGTGGCAGCCGTGCCTGGTGCCGGTGCGCAGGCGGCACCGGCACCGGCGCCGGCTACCGCGCACGTACCGGCAGCGTCTGCTCCGATGGCCGCCAGTCCGACTGGTCCGGCACCCCTGGCCGCGGCGGCGGGTCCGTCAGTCCTGGCAGTACCGGCTGTACATACTGCAGCGCCCGGCCAGGATGCCGAGCGTGTCGAACTCTACGCGGCGCTTGCCGATGGCGTGGTACACCACCGCATCAAGCTGACAACTGCCGGCATGACGCCGCAGACAGTCACCGTCAAGCTGACACTCCCCAAGAACCTTCTCTACATGAACGGCACCTCCCGTCTTGCCGGCGGCGACACGCCGGACCCGCAGGCAACCGACACGGCACTGGTGTATCACTTCGACAAGCTGGCGGAGGGTGGCAAGCTGGACCTGCACCTGCAAGCACTGCTGGACCCCGACGTCAAGGAGGATAACTCGACCAGCAGCGTAAGCGTCGAACTCTGCGGTGCCCAAGGCAAGCCGCTCAAGATGCTGAACGCCTCGGCGGAACTCTCCGACAACATGGAGGACATCAACCGTCCCGATCTCACCCCGCTGCCGGGGGGCGCCCCGGTCCAGGCCAAGGCCGAGCAGGACTCGATCAACAGCGGAGATTTCGAGGAAAAGATCAACAAGGGTAAGATCCAATCCGCCGACCCCAACGCCGATCTGCACGTCAAGGAGAAGGAGGGGATACTCTCCCCTGCCGATGGAACGGTCCTCGCGTCACAGATCAACGCGGTCCAGATCGTACTGAACTCGGCACTCACGCCGGTGCTGACCCTGGACGGCCAGGTGATCCCCGCCGAGAAGATCGGTTTCAAGATGAAGGACCCCGAGAGCGAAAAGAGCCTGTACACCTACATCGGCATCGACTTCGGCAGCAAGGGCGATCACCTCCTGCAACTCAAGGGAATGGACGGCTTCGGGGTCGCACGCTACGAACACAACGCCAAGCTGGCGCGCACCGGTGAGATCGCCGCCATCCGGCTGGTATCGGCGGAGGGAAATGTCGCCGACGGCAGAACCCCGGTGCGCGTGCGGATCGAACTGCTGGACCAGGACGGCAAACCGGTGCCGGCCAGCACCGAGCTCGCACTCAAGGGGGGCGAACTGCATCCGTACCTGGAACCGGGAACGCTCGCGGTCAGTGCGGGGAGCGGCCTGATCCCGGTCGACGCACAGGGGTGGATGAGGTTCCAGCCGGTGACTGCAAGTGGTCTGTATCGCGCGCAGGTGGCCTATAACAAGGCGACCCTGGACCTGGAAACCTACGTCAAGCCGAAGATGCGCGACTGGATCCTGGTCGGCCTCGCCGAGGGGACACTCGGCTACAACACGGCAGCCGGACACATGCAGAACCTGAAGGGCGCCGGTGCGGAGGAGCACCTCTACGAAGAAGGGCGGATCGCCCTCTACGCCAAGGGGACCGTCAAGGGAGAGTGGCTCCTCACCATGTCCTACGACAGCGCCAAGAAGAGCACTGGCGTCTCCGGGAATTCCCTGTTCCAGAACATCGATCCCAACGCCTTCTACGCGCTCTACGGCGACGCCACGACCCAGGCCTACGACGCCTCCAGCCGCAGGAAGCTGTTCCTTAAAGTTGAGCGCGACCAGTTCAACGCCATGCTGGGCGACTTCGACACCGGCCTGTCGGTTACCGAACTCTCCCGCTACAGCCGCAGGCTCAACGGCGTGAAGACCGAATATCGTTCCAAGGAATTCGAAGTCACCGCCTTCGGCAGCGAGACCGGCCAGTCCTTCGTTAAGGACGAACTGCGCGGCGACGGCACCTCCGGCCTGTACCGCCTGAGCCGGAAAGGCCTCGTGGCGAACTCGGAGCAGATCACCATCGAATCGCGTGACCGGTTCCACAGCGAGCGCGTGATCGAGAGCAAAACCCTCACCCGCTTCATCGACTACAGCATCGATTACGAAGCGGGCGCCGTCTTCTTCAAGAGCCCCGTATTCACTAGGGACGAGCAGCTGAACCCGATCTACATCGTGGTCGACTACGAGATCACCGACGCGGGCAGCGATGCGCTCACCTACGGCGGCCGCGCCGGTGTTAAGCTCTTGGACGGGAAACTGAGGGTCGGCGGCAGCTACATTCATGAGGGACATGTCAGCGGCGACAGCAACCTCTACGGCGCCGACGCCACCGTGACCCTCGGCCCCGGCACCAAAGCGCGGGCGGAGGTCGCAACCAGTCAGCGCAGCATGCCGACCGAAAAGGCTTCCGGCAACGCCTACCTCGCCGAGATCACCCACCAGGATCAGCAGATGGAAGGAAAGGCGTACTTTCGCGAGCAGGAGGCTGATTTCGGCCTGGGACAGCAGAAGGGAAGCGAGGCGGGAACCCGCAAGTTGGGTGCGGAGGGAACCTACCGCTTAAATAGCGAAATGAGCCTCGGGAGTCAGATCTACCGCCAGTACAACCTCACCGGAGGCACCGTGAGAGACTTCGCCGAAGGTCAGTTCGGCTATACCGACAAGACCTTCACCGGCAAGGCGGGCTTGCGCTACGCCAACGACACGCTCGCCGACGGCAGCGATGCCACCTCGGTGCTGGGCACGGTCGGGGGGAGCTGGAAAACCCTCAATAAGCGTCTAACCCTGCGGGCAGACCATGAACAGGCGCTCTTCAACAAAAACCAGAACACCGACTACCCGACGCGGACGGTGCTGGGGGCAGACTTTCAGCTTAACCCGTCGCTGCTCCTCTACGCCCAGCAGGAGTTTACCCGTGCCGCCGACGCCGACACCGACACCACCAGGGTCGGCATGAAGTCCACCCCCTGGAGCGGCGGCACCGTCTCCAGCTCGGTGGGCAACGACCGCAAGGAGAACGACACGCGAACCTTCGCCAACGTGGGGCTCGCCCAGAAATGGCAGGTCAACAGCTTCTGGGCCCTCGACGGAGGCTTCGACCGCAGCCAGACCATCAGGAGAAGCGCCGGCTACCACTTCGACGCCAAGGTCCCCAGCGCCTCCGGTGGCGAGGACTACAGCGCGGTCTCCCTCGGGGCGACCTACCAGGAAAAGAAACTCCTGTGGTCGAACCGGGTCGAGTACCGTAACGGCGAAACCCAAGACAAATGGGGAGCGATCACCGGTGTGACCAACGAGCAGGGACTGTTCTGGGGCTGGATCGCCAAACTGCAGGTCTTGCACACCACCTCGACCGACGGGGCCCGCAGCACCGACGCGGACCTCAGGCTCGGGCTCGCCTACCGGCCGCCGGTGACCCGCTGGATCCTCCTGGACCGGGTCGACCTGCTCCTCAAGGACGAAAAGAGCCCCGGCACCTCCACGCAGGGGAGGAGGATCGTCAACAACTTCAACGCCAACTTCCGCCCGGACAAGCACAACCAGCTCTCCCTGCAGTACGGCGTGAAGTACGTGCTGGAGCAACTGGACGACCAGGATTTCAGCGGCGTCACCGACCTTGTCGGCGCCGAGGGACGCCATGACCTCAGCGACACCTGGGACCTCGGCCTGCGCGGCTCGGTGCTGCACAGCTGGCAGGCGCGCCAGATGAACTACAGCCTGGGAGCCTCCGTCGGCTACAACGTCATGCAGAACGCGTGGTTGAGCCTGGGCTACAACCTGGTCGGCTTTCGCGACCGCGACTTCGCGGGTGCCAACTACACAGCCCAGGGACCTTTCGTACAGTTCCGCTTCAAGTTCGACCAGAATTCCGTGAAGGAAGGGCTGGGCGCGCTGAACCGGGGCGAATAA
- a CDS encoding 4-hydroxybenzoate octaprenyltransferase, with the protein MTIYARIKVFLEMIKFSHTIFALPFAFTGALLAAKGLPSLAQAGWIVLAMVGARTAAMGLNRVIDADIDGRNPRTAGRAIPAGLLGRGSVIFFIILSVLLMLFAAKMLNPLCLYLSPVALGFILLYSYCKRFTALAHVVLGICLAGAPLGAWIAIRGSADLPAFLLAFAVLFWVAGFDILYALQDMDFDRQSGLHSIPAKLGVTGSLWTSRIFHVVSCLFLLGLYLYLGLGSFFLAGLVATCGMLLYEHHLLRGGNLDALDAAFFNMNGYISVTLFFATLLDTLSAGAV; encoded by the coding sequence ATGACGATTTACGCCAGGATCAAGGTATTCCTGGAGATGATAAAGTTCAGCCACACCATTTTCGCGCTTCCCTTCGCCTTCACCGGTGCACTGCTGGCCGCGAAGGGACTTCCCTCGCTGGCCCAGGCGGGGTGGATCGTGCTGGCCATGGTGGGGGCGCGTACCGCGGCCATGGGCCTCAACCGGGTGATCGACGCCGACATCGACGGCCGCAACCCGCGCACCGCCGGGCGTGCCATCCCCGCGGGCTTGCTCGGGCGCGGTTCGGTGATCTTTTTCATTATCCTTTCCGTGCTGCTCATGCTGTTCGCGGCGAAGATGCTGAACCCGCTCTGCCTCTACCTGTCGCCGGTGGCGCTCGGCTTCATCCTCCTTTACTCCTACTGCAAGCGTTTCACGGCCCTGGCGCACGTGGTGCTGGGGATCTGCCTGGCGGGAGCTCCGCTGGGCGCCTGGATCGCCATCCGCGGCAGCGCCGATCTGCCCGCCTTCCTGCTGGCCTTCGCGGTATTATTCTGGGTTGCCGGTTTCGACATCCTCTACGCGCTGCAGGACATGGACTTCGACCGGCAAAGCGGCCTGCACTCCATTCCGGCAAAGCTTGGCGTCACCGGTTCGCTCTGGACCTCGCGCATCTTCCACGTCGTTTCCTGTCTGTTCCTGCTGGGGCTGTACCTTTACCTCGGGCTGGGCTCCTTCTTCCTGGCCGGCCTGGTCGCCACCTGCGGGATGCTTCTGTACGAGCATCACCTGTTGCGCGGCGGCAACCTCGACGCCCTGGACGCCGCCTTCTTCAACATGAACGGGTACATCAGCGTGACCCTCTTCTTCGCCACCCTGCTGGATACCCTGAGCGCGGGGGCGGTGTGA
- a CDS encoding UbiD family decarboxylase has translation MAIRDLRDFLAVLDAAGELHRVDAEVDAELEIACITDRQSKLPGGGKALLFHNVKGSPYPVATNLFGSPSRMALALQVEHLSLLTGKMEQLLAAPESAPASTLVRRAPCQEVVERRPDLGRYPFLKSWPGDGGRFITLPLVFTRDPENGVGNCGMYRVRIFEDGCVGIRWKRGSGGFEHHRKYQAAGLPMPVAIAVGAAPALTLAAMLPLPEPLDEVSFAGHLHGTPLAMVPCLESELQVPADAELVVEGVIEPGITRREGAFGNHTGSYDPGEEVPLVRVTGVTRRHDPICPATVVGPPPMEDCYLAKAAERLLLPLLRRQCPEIADLVMPVEGIFHGCAVISIEKTAPGQGRRVLEQLRSEGWLKRGKLLVVVDRSEGDLTLAQGFWQALNAVRFPADLVATQDGCLGVDATRKLPEEGGEPSELLQQDASVSALVERRWREYGFL, from the coding sequence ATGGCCATCAGGGACTTACGGGACTTTCTCGCCGTGCTGGACGCCGCAGGTGAGCTGCATCGGGTGGATGCGGAGGTGGATGCCGAACTGGAAATCGCCTGCATCACCGACCGGCAGAGCAAGCTCCCCGGTGGCGGCAAGGCCCTTCTCTTCCACAACGTCAAGGGAAGTCCCTACCCCGTGGCAACCAACCTCTTCGGCTCCCCTTCCCGCATGGCGCTTGCGCTCCAGGTCGAACACCTTTCCCTGCTGACGGGCAAGATGGAACAGCTGCTTGCTGCGCCCGAGAGTGCGCCGGCGTCGACCCTCGTGCGCCGGGCCCCCTGCCAGGAGGTGGTCGAGCGGCGTCCGGACCTGGGGCGATACCCCTTCCTGAAGAGTTGGCCGGGTGATGGCGGACGCTTCATAACGCTCCCCCTGGTGTTCACCCGGGATCCCGAAAACGGTGTCGGCAACTGCGGCATGTACCGGGTCCGGATCTTCGAAGACGGCTGTGTCGGTATCCGCTGGAAGCGAGGCAGCGGCGGCTTCGAACATCACCGCAAGTACCAGGCGGCGGGATTGCCGATGCCGGTGGCGATCGCCGTCGGCGCCGCCCCCGCACTGACGCTGGCCGCGATGCTCCCTTTACCGGAACCGCTCGATGAGGTCTCCTTCGCAGGCCACCTGCACGGCACCCCGTTGGCCATGGTTCCCTGCCTCGAGTCGGAGTTGCAGGTGCCGGCCGATGCGGAGCTGGTCGTCGAGGGGGTGATCGAACCCGGCATCACCCGCCGCGAGGGTGCTTTCGGCAACCACACCGGGAGCTACGACCCCGGCGAAGAGGTGCCGCTGGTGCGTGTCACCGGCGTAACCCGCAGGCACGATCCCATCTGCCCCGCGACCGTGGTCGGCCCCCCGCCGATGGAGGACTGCTACCTCGCCAAGGCCGCCGAGCGGCTGCTGCTGCCGCTGCTGCGCCGGCAGTGCCCGGAGATCGCCGACCTGGTCATGCCGGTGGAGGGGATCTTTCACGGCTGTGCCGTCATCTCCATAGAGAAGACGGCGCCCGGGCAGGGACGGCGGGTGCTGGAGCAACTGCGCAGCGAGGGGTGGCTCAAACGGGGGAAGCTCCTGGTGGTCGTCGATCGGTCCGAGGGAGATCTCACACTGGCGCAGGGATTCTGGCAGGCGTTGAACGCGGTCCGTTTCCCTGCCGACCTGGTGGCGACGCAGGATGGTTGCCTCGGGGTCGATGCGACGCGCAAACTCCCGGAAGAGGGTGGGGAGCCGTCGGAATTGTTGCAACAGGATGCATCGGTCAGCGCCCTGGTAGAGCGGAGATGGCGGGAATACGGCTTTCTCTGA
- a CDS encoding DUF11 domain-containing protein: MRTNKKLATAAVALVLAAMPFTAWAQPKVTITMKAEKEVSVTAKGKQVKKRVAAKGVQPGEEIIYTLSYHNSGNETARDVVISDPIPAGTSYIPGSASETGDLSFSIDKGKTFKKPTLLTYELKGNTGKMEKKVASPDEYTDVRWTIPQVPAGSTGSVNFKVKVK; the protein is encoded by the coding sequence ATGCGAACAAACAAGAAGTTAGCTACCGCAGCCGTCGCCCTCGTCCTGGCAGCAATGCCCTTTACCGCCTGGGCACAACCCAAAGTCACCATCACCATGAAAGCAGAGAAAGAGGTGAGCGTAACGGCTAAGGGAAAACAGGTGAAGAAGCGCGTGGCCGCCAAGGGCGTGCAACCGGGTGAAGAGATCATCTACACCCTCAGCTACCACAACTCCGGCAACGAGACCGCCAGGGATGTCGTAATCAGCGACCCGATCCCCGCCGGCACCTCCTACATCCCGGGCAGTGCCAGTGAAACCGGCGACCTCAGCTTCTCCATCGACAAGGGCAAGACGTTCAAGAAACCGACCCTGCTGACCTACGAACTGAAGGGAAACACCGGGAAGATGGAGAAAAAAGTGGCATCCCCGGATGAATACACCGACGTGCGCTGGACTATCCCGCAGGTGCCGGCCGGCAGCACGGGATCGGTCAATTTCAAGGTAAAGGTAAAGTAA